From the Lathyrus oleraceus cultivar Zhongwan6 chromosome 4, CAAS_Psat_ZW6_1.0, whole genome shotgun sequence genome, one window contains:
- the LOC127135139 gene encoding uncharacterized protein LOC127135139, which produces MDQEQEQEHQQPSSSSRKRILEQDDDTDAYYLGLLPPEAYDTSKRIKTYDFLAAFDEPKRETIVISDSDDEEVQDETESDDDDRSNAARALALFPRNQQEEHHNASENKNNDVVIESNAADKIDDDDVEDEVDDDSSTPFSEAIKAIQERAERNQERGIVEEPPVWIPKRNEKDSVRRRSCVPSLQELSLNILAQHSDAVVSLDCVVDEFRQRLSNLLCDSRKMNCYFLKLLLTGVPTQIRLKDCSWLTEEEFTNYFQTLDTSELEVIQLDKCGKIVTEHTLPATLAKSPNSLSKLTILSLTGACRLTNEGLRLLVSSATELRSINLSQCSLLTCDSLGILADSFGSVLKELHIDECILIDVARILPALKRFKQLQVLSLAGVPSVSDEFIKSYFIACGHNIKELVLKDCLNLTDASVRIIAKHCPGLRVLDIMNLGKLTDLSVGYLANGCQRLRTLKLYGNPFSDEAISVFLELAGKTLEELSLNSITKVGLLTATSLAKNGQNLHTLDLSWCRNLSDNELGLIVDSCLSLRSLKLFGCSQLTDMFFKGHSNSGARIIGLKLSPLFQRFEEPNLNEGSLR; this is translated from the exons ATGGATcaagaacaagaacaagaacaTCAACAACCATCTTCTTCTTCTCGCAAGAGAATACTTGAACAGGATGATGATACTGATGCATATTATCTCGGTCTTTTGCCTCCAGAAGCTTATGATACTTCCAAACGCATCAAAACGTATGATTTCTTAGCTGCTTTTGACGAACCAAAGCGCGAAACCATCGTTATCTCTGACAGTGATGATGAAGAAGTTCAAGATGAGACTGaaagtgatgatgatgatagaaGCAATGCCGCACGTGCTCTCGCATTATTTCCAAGAAACCAGCAAGAGGAGCATCACAATGCTTCTGAGAATAAAAACAACGATGTTGTGATTGAGAGCAATGCGGCTGATAAAATCGATGATGATGATGTGGAAGATGAAGTTGATGATGATTCTTCAACTCCATTCTCTGAAGCAATCAAAGCTATTCAAGAACGCGCCGAGAGAAACCAGGAAAGAGGGATTGTTGAAGAACCTCCTGTATGGATTccaaaaaggaatgaaaaagaTTCGGTTAGAAGAAGGTCGTGTGTTCCGTCATTGCAAGAACTGTCTCTTAACATTCTTGCTCAGCATTCTGATGCAGTTGTTTCGCTCGACTGTGTCGTCGACGAGTTCAGACAAAGGCTTAGTAATCTGCTGTGTGATTCAAGGAAAATGAACTGTTACTTTCTTAAACTACTTCTTACTGGTGTTCCGACTCAAATTCGGCTTAAAGACTGTTCCTGGTTGACAGAAGAAGAATTTACTAATTATTTTCAAACACTCGACACTTCCGAATTAGAG GTGATACAACTTGACAAGTGTGGAAAAATTGTGACTGAACATACATTACCTGCTACATTGGCAAAGTCACCAAACTCATTGTCTAAATTAACCATTCTATCGCTCACGGGTGCATGCCGTCTTACGAATGAAGGATTGCGGTTACTAGTTTCGTCTGCAACAGAACTTAGATCCATAAACCTAAGCCAATGTTCCCTTCTCACTTGTGATAGTCTTGGAATTTTGGCTGATTCATTCGGATCTGTTTTGAAAGAGCTGCATATTGATGAATGCATACTCATTGATGTTGCGCGGATTTTACCGGCCTTGAAGCGATTCAAACAATTACAAGTGTTGTCACTAGCTGGTGTTCCATCTGTTTCTGATGAATTTATTAAGAGTTACTTCATCGCTTGCGGTCACAACATTAAGGAACTTGTTTTAAAGGACTGCTT AAATTTGACAGATGCGTCGGTGAGAATCATTGCTAAACATTGTCCTGGTTTGCGTGTGCTTGATATTATGAACTTGGGAAAATTGACTGATTTATCCGTTGGATATCTTGCGAATGGTTGTCAAAGATTGCGTACATTGAAGCTATACGGCAATCCATTCAG CGATGAAGCAATTTCGGTATTTTTGGAGTTAGCTGGCAAAACCTTGGAAGAACTTTCACTTAATAGCATTACAAAG GTTGGCCTATTGACAGCCACATCACTTGCAAAGAATGGCCAAAATTTACATACCTTGGATCTATCATGGTGTCGAAATCTGTCTGACAATGAGCTCGGTTTAATTGTCGATAGCTGCTTGTCGCTGAGGTCACTTAAGCTTTTCGGATGCTCGCAG TTAACAGATATGTTTTTCAAAGGACACTCAAACTCAGGGGCTCGGATCATTGGGTTGAAGTTGAGTCCTTTATTTCAGCGTTTCGAAGAGCCTAATCTTAACGAAGGCAGTTTGCGTTAG
- the LOC127135874 gene encoding uncharacterized protein LOC127135874, which produces MEPTSPTQQQQQQQPSSSYSSDNEISSILRFQNPSDQGTFTELLCLNQQDDTFTQLLHPQDDAYTQLLHQQDDTFTQLLNQPLLHQKPPHHTLIGIHLYNFADPDTRTNVHIPTIPPEPRAPSLQQLTLKVLDNHSNPFAFFSAVSNKQKQKLSNLLRYSREIDGRFLELLLTGSPTHIQLRDCSRFTRLEFLKYFRTLVTSELEVLQLDKCGSIITDETVSETLAKPQNSLSKLTSLSIIGAYQLNNRGLELLVSSVKALTYVNLTKCVSLTAAGLDNLADSFGSTLRELYIDGFNFFNTKGILQALKRFKQLQVLSLAGIRDLSHQFIKDYIMACGCNIKVLVLKDCVNLTDPSMRFIANFSRTLNVLDITNLCKLTDSSLVYFKNRFRQLSTLKLGRSPFSDEAIAAFLKIAAFLKIAGKTLEELSLTSIDKVGRLTALSLARNAKNLHTLDVSHCRNLTDLDLGLIVYHCLSLRTLDGQ; this is translated from the exons ATGGAACCAACCAGTCCcacccaacaacaacaacaacaacaacctagttCTTCTTATTCTTCTGACAATGAAATTTCTTCCATCCTTCGCTTTCAAAATCCAAGCGACCAAGGAACATTCACTGAACTTCTATGTCTGAATCAACAAGATGATACATTCACTCAACTTCTGCATCCACAAGATGATGCATACACTCAACTTCTGCATCAACAAGATGATACATTCACTCAACTTCTGAACCAGCCTCTTTTGCATCAAAAACCTCCTCATCATACTTTGATAGGCATACACTTGTACAATTTTGCAGACCCTGATACTCGTACCAATGTCCATATCCCTACAATTCCACCAGAGCCACGTGCTCCATCGTTGCAACAACTCACTCTTAAAGTTCTTGATAACCATTCTAATCCATTTGCTTTTTTCTCCGCTGTTAGTAACAAACAGAAACAAAAGCTTAGCAATTTGCTGCGTTATTCAAGAGAAATCGATGGTCGCTTTCTTGAACTACTTCTTACTGGCTCTCCTACTCATATTCAGCTCAGAGATTGTTCCCGGTTCACAAGACTAGAATTTCTCAAATATTTTCGAACTTTGGTCACTTCTGAATTAGAG GTTCTACAGCTTGACAAGTGTGGTTCCATTATAACTGATGAAACAGTATCAGAAACATTAGCAAAACCACAAAACTCCTTGTCGAAACTAACGAGCCTATCCATCATCGGTGCATACCAGCTTAATAATAGAGGATTGGAGTTACTTGTTTCTTCTGTAAAAGCACTTACATATGTAAATCTAACCAAATGTGTCAGTCTGACTGCCGCTGGTCTTGACAATTTGGCTGATTCATTTGGATCAACTCTGAGAGAGTTGTATATTGATGGCTTCAATTTCTTTAATACGAAAGGGATTTTGCAAGCCTTGAAGCGATTCAAACAGTTACAAGTGCTGTCACTAGCTGGTATTCGAGATCTTTCTCACCAGTTTATCAAGGATTACATCATGGCATGCGGTTGCAACATTAAGGTTCTTGTTTTAAAGGACTGCGT AAATTTGACGGATCCGTCGATGAGATTCATTGCTAATTTTTCTCGTACGTTGAATGTGCTTGATATTACGAATTTGTGCAAATTGACAGATTCATCTCTAGTATATTTTAAGAATAGATTTCGACAATTGAGTACTTTGAAGCTCGGTCGCAGTCCATTTAG TGATGAGGCAATTGCTGCTTTTTTGAAGATTGCTGCTTTTTTGAAGATTGCTGGCAAAACCTTGGAAGAACTTTCACTTACTAGCATTGACAAG GTTGGCCGTTTGACAGCCTTGTCACTTGCAAGGAATGCCAAAAATCTGCATACATTGGATGTATCACACTGCCGAAATCTCACTGACCTTGATTTAGGTCTCATTGTCTATCACTGCTTGTCTCTGAGGACACTTGATGGACAATGA